The proteins below come from a single Comamonas antarctica genomic window:
- the ychF gene encoding redox-regulated ATPase YchF has product MSLKCGIVGLPNVGKSTLFNALTKAGIAAENYPFCTIEPNTGVVEVPDPRLDQLAEIIHPERIVPAIVEFVDIAGLVAGASKGEGLGNQFLAHIRETDAIVNVVRCFEDDNVIHVAGRVDPISDIEVIQTELCLADMNTVEKAINRYSKAAKSGNDKEAAKLVSLLTPILAALNEGKPARVVPVSKEDAPLLKPFCLITAKPAMFVGNVSEDGFENNPLLDRLKEYAAAQGAPVVAICAKMEAEMAEMSDEDRDMFLAEMGQDEPGLNRLIRAGFRLLGLQTYFTAGVKEVRAWTVPVGATAPQAAGVIHGDFERGFIRAQTIAFDDYIALKGEQAAKDAGKMRAEGKDYVVKDGDVLNFLFH; this is encoded by the coding sequence ATGAGCCTGAAATGCGGCATCGTGGGCCTGCCCAACGTGGGCAAGTCCACCCTCTTCAATGCACTGACCAAGGCCGGCATTGCGGCCGAAAACTACCCCTTCTGCACCATCGAGCCGAACACCGGCGTGGTCGAAGTGCCCGATCCGCGCCTGGACCAGCTGGCCGAGATCATCCATCCCGAGCGCATCGTGCCGGCCATCGTCGAGTTCGTCGACATTGCGGGCCTGGTCGCGGGCGCGAGCAAGGGTGAAGGCCTGGGCAACCAGTTCCTGGCCCACATCCGTGAAACCGACGCCATCGTCAACGTGGTGCGCTGCTTCGAAGACGACAACGTGATCCACGTCGCGGGCCGCGTCGACCCGATCTCCGACATCGAAGTCATCCAGACCGAGCTGTGCCTGGCCGACATGAACACCGTCGAGAAGGCCATCAACCGCTACAGCAAGGCCGCCAAGTCGGGCAACGACAAGGAAGCCGCCAAGCTGGTGTCGCTGCTCACGCCCATCCTTGCTGCGCTCAACGAAGGCAAGCCCGCGCGCGTGGTGCCGGTGTCCAAGGAAGACGCACCGCTGCTCAAGCCCTTCTGCCTGATCACCGCCAAGCCCGCGATGTTCGTCGGCAACGTCAGCGAAGACGGCTTCGAGAACAACCCGCTGCTCGACCGCCTGAAGGAATACGCCGCGGCCCAGGGCGCGCCCGTCGTGGCCATCTGCGCCAAGATGGAAGCCGAGATGGCCGAGATGAGCGATGAGGACCGCGACATGTTCCTGGCCGAGATGGGCCAGGACGAACCCGGCCTGAACCGCCTGATCCGCGCCGGCTTCCGCCTGCTGGGCCTGCAGACCTACTTCACCGCTGGCGTGAAGGAAGTCCGCGCCTGGACCGTGCCCGTCGGCGCCACCGCGCCCCAGGCCGCGGGCGTGATCCACGGCGATTTCGAGCGCGGCTTCATCCGCGCGCAGACCATTGCGTTTGACGACTACATCGCGCTCAAGGGCGAACAGGCTGCCAAGGATGCGGGCAAGATGCGCGCCGAAGGCAAGGACTATGTGGTCAAGGACGGCGACGTGCTGAACTTCCTGTTCCATTAA
- a CDS encoding porin, with amino-acid sequence MRCNSPRLLACAVLGSFAASVPAWAQSSVSINGLLDAGVYRSFDGVNQLGTIQRSNVAISGFEDLGGGMKAIFRLSTRLELDTGESEGAGVKPFWHDESTVGLQAGWGTLRIGRALTPMWAQDWKFDPWGNFNRIASPAWYQWHALTPSDPFGNNGTAEYGRINNGIFYDSPKMAGFTVRLSASPERQSELGATQRPYAAALEYENQGVSALAAYERNSVGDKDSFLAGKYRFGNAALMLAYDDSRSAGNVAKSRATTLGGTYTMGATTLKAGYGHQRLNQDTNRFASVGADYALSKRTTLYASLGHKRDANVASRTAFGVGMSHAF; translated from the coding sequence ATGCGCTGCAATTCCCCCCGGCTCCTGGCCTGTGCCGTTCTTGGCAGCTTCGCGGCTTCGGTGCCCGCCTGGGCGCAATCCTCGGTATCGATCAACGGCCTGCTCGATGCCGGCGTCTACCGCAGCTTCGATGGCGTGAACCAGCTGGGCACCATCCAGCGCAGCAATGTCGCGATCTCGGGCTTCGAAGACCTGGGCGGCGGCATGAAGGCCATCTTCCGCCTGAGCACGCGCCTGGAGCTCGACACCGGCGAGTCCGAGGGCGCGGGCGTCAAGCCCTTCTGGCATGACGAATCCACCGTGGGCCTGCAGGCCGGCTGGGGCACGCTGCGCATCGGCCGCGCGTTGACGCCGATGTGGGCGCAGGACTGGAAGTTCGATCCCTGGGGCAACTTCAACCGCATCGCCTCGCCGGCCTGGTACCAGTGGCATGCGCTCACGCCCAGCGATCCGTTCGGCAACAATGGCACGGCCGAGTACGGCCGCATCAACAACGGCATCTTCTACGACTCGCCGAAGATGGCCGGCTTCACCGTGCGCCTGAGCGCGTCGCCCGAGCGCCAGAGCGAACTGGGCGCAACGCAGCGCCCGTATGCCGCGGCGCTGGAGTATGAAAACCAGGGCGTGTCGGCGCTGGCGGCCTACGAGCGCAACAGCGTGGGCGACAAGGACAGCTTTCTTGCCGGCAAATACCGCTTCGGCAACGCCGCGCTGATGCTGGCCTACGACGACAGCCGCAGCGCCGGCAACGTCGCCAAGTCGCGCGCCACCACGCTGGGCGGCACCTACACGATGGGCGCGACCACGCTCAAGGCCGGGTATGGCCACCAGCGCCTGAACCAGGACACCAACCGCTTTGCGTCGGTGGGCGCGGACTATGCGCTGTCCAAGCGCACCACGCTGTACGCGAGCCTGGGCCACAAGCGCGATGCGAACGTCGCGTCGCGCACCGCGTTTGGCGTGGGCATGTCGCACGCCTTCTGA
- a CDS encoding MOSC domain-containing protein, with protein sequence MVHIDNQNAGTFPPSAATPGRIARLWIYPVKSFAGIEVDSAELQATGLAWDRSWMLVDANGLFLSQRTLARMALVQPRLEADALVLAFGGTELRVPLAEGGVSRTVRVWKDQLQAWDLGDEAARRLGAFLGKECRLVRFDSRERRLTSLQWTGGIEAPNQFADGHPVLVITQGALDGLNARLAAQGHAPVGMQRFRPNIVLDGLAPHAEDHLAQLRIGEVQLQLAKPCTRCPIPDIDPLTALASPEVGRTLRSYRQDARVKGAVTFGRHAIVARGLGQVLRTGARVLTITDDRAAG encoded by the coding sequence ATGGTGCATATAGACAATCAAAATGCGGGAACGTTCCCGCCATCGGCCGCCACGCCCGGCCGGATTGCCCGGCTGTGGATTTATCCGGTCAAATCCTTTGCCGGCATCGAGGTCGATTCGGCCGAACTGCAGGCCACCGGGCTGGCCTGGGACCGCAGCTGGATGCTGGTCGATGCCAACGGGCTTTTCCTGAGCCAGCGCACGCTGGCGCGCATGGCGCTGGTGCAGCCGCGGCTCGAAGCCGATGCGCTGGTGCTGGCGTTTGGCGGCACCGAACTGCGTGTGCCGCTGGCCGAGGGCGGCGTGTCGCGCACGGTGCGGGTCTGGAAGGACCAGTTGCAGGCCTGGGACCTGGGCGACGAGGCCGCGCGCCGGCTGGGCGCGTTTCTCGGCAAGGAGTGCCGGCTGGTGCGTTTCGACAGCCGCGAGCGCCGCCTGACCAGCCTCCAATGGACGGGCGGAATCGAGGCGCCCAACCAGTTTGCCGACGGCCACCCGGTGCTGGTGATCACGCAGGGCGCGCTGGACGGGCTCAATGCGCGGCTCGCGGCCCAAGGCCATGCGCCCGTGGGCATGCAGCGTTTTCGACCGAACATCGTGCTCGACGGCCTGGCGCCGCATGCCGAGGACCATCTGGCCCAACTGCGGATCGGCGAGGTGCAATTGCAGCTGGCCAAGCCCTGCACGCGCTGCCCGATTCCCGACATCGACCCGCTGACCGCACTGGCCTCGCCCGAGGTCGGCCGGACATTGCGCAGCTACCGCCAGGATGCGCGCGTGAAGGGCGCAGTGACATTCGGCCGGCATGCGATCGTGGCCCGCGGCCTGGGGCAGGTGCTGCGCACGGGCGCGCGCGTGCTCACCATAACCGACGATCGCGCGGCTGGCTGA
- a CDS encoding DUF4394 domain-containing protein, translating into MHRFQIFRPVAVMSAVFALAACGGGGDDTPPAPPEVTLGNTIAVTASGRVISFDRATPGALSSNAALSGLATGETLVGIDVRPADGLIYAVSSTSRIYTLDAKTGALSFKSALSIALAGSQFGVDFNPVADRLRLVSNTGQNLRVDVNTGVATADGAINGVAGAAITASAYTNAFAGATTTQLYNLDAAGTLYLQDPPNNGTLANPVAQNVTFSASNGFDIDARNNQGYAALAVNGTAQLYTIALSGTAGAKLVGTIGTGEALVGLTLTQPAAPLAYVLDDAAQLRSFAPATPGTLSAPVKIAGLATGENVLGMDFRPANGRLYALTSIGRLLTVDPATGATAHAATLSPDPADTTAPYARLNGASFVVDFNPVADRLRVISNLGQNLRINVDTGGTTTDGDINRAMPPVVSAGAYTNSFAGATATDLYDIERAQNVLAKQTPPNDGTLVDVGPLNVTANGTAALDIAGGANGLVLAALRSTPTGPFSLYTLSLTTGAATLYGNTSGDATRSYIGGAAGPVVLDIAIRY; encoded by the coding sequence ATGCATCGATTCCAGATCTTTCGCCCGGTAGCGGTCATGTCGGCTGTTTTCGCACTTGCTGCCTGCGGCGGCGGCGGTGACGACACCCCGCCGGCGCCGCCCGAGGTCACGCTGGGCAACACCATTGCCGTCACCGCGTCGGGCCGGGTCATCAGCTTCGACCGCGCCACGCCCGGCGCGCTCAGCAGCAACGCCGCGCTGTCGGGGCTGGCGACCGGGGAAACGCTGGTCGGCATTGACGTGCGCCCGGCCGATGGCCTGATCTACGCGGTCAGCTCGACCAGCCGCATCTACACGCTGGATGCCAAGACCGGCGCGCTGAGCTTCAAGTCGGCGCTCAGCATCGCGCTGGCCGGCAGCCAGTTCGGTGTCGACTTCAACCCTGTGGCCGACCGGCTGCGCCTGGTCAGCAACACCGGCCAGAACCTGCGCGTCGATGTGAACACGGGCGTGGCCACCGCGGATGGCGCGATCAATGGCGTGGCGGGCGCGGCGATCACCGCTTCGGCCTATACCAACGCGTTCGCGGGCGCGACCACGACCCAGCTCTACAACCTCGATGCCGCGGGCACGCTGTACCTGCAGGATCCGCCCAACAACGGCACGCTGGCCAACCCGGTGGCGCAGAACGTGACGTTCTCGGCCAGCAACGGCTTCGACATCGATGCGCGCAACAACCAGGGCTATGCCGCGCTGGCCGTGAACGGCACGGCCCAGCTCTACACGATTGCGCTGAGCGGCACGGCGGGCGCCAAACTGGTGGGCACCATCGGCACCGGCGAGGCGCTGGTCGGCCTCACGCTGACGCAGCCAGCCGCGCCGCTGGCCTATGTGCTCGATGATGCGGCCCAGCTGCGCAGCTTCGCGCCGGCCACGCCGGGCACGCTGTCGGCGCCGGTGAAGATCGCAGGACTGGCCACGGGCGAGAACGTGCTGGGCATGGATTTCCGCCCGGCCAACGGCCGCCTCTATGCGCTGACCAGCATCGGCCGCCTGCTGACCGTGGATCCCGCCACGGGCGCCACGGCGCATGCCGCGACGCTGAGCCCCGATCCGGCCGATACCACCGCGCCCTATGCGCGCCTGAACGGCGCGAGCTTCGTCGTCGACTTCAACCCCGTGGCCGACCGCCTGCGCGTGATCAGCAACCTGGGCCAGAACCTGCGCATCAACGTCGACACGGGCGGCACCACGACCGACGGCGACATCAACCGCGCCATGCCGCCGGTGGTGTCCGCCGGGGCCTATACCAACAGCTTTGCGGGCGCGACCGCCACCGATCTCTATGACATCGAACGCGCGCAGAACGTGCTGGCCAAGCAGACGCCGCCCAACGACGGCACGCTGGTCGATGTCGGCCCGCTGAACGTGACCGCCAACGGCACCGCGGCGCTGGACATCGCCGGCGGCGCCAACGGCCTGGTGCTGGCCGCGCTGCGCTCCACGCCCACCGGTCCTTTCAGCCTCTACACGCTGTCGCTGACCACCGGGGCGGCCACGCTCTACGGCAACACCAGCGGCGATGCCACGCGCTCGTATATCGGCGGCGCGGCAGGTCCGGTGGTGCTCGATATCGCGATCCGCTATTGA
- a CDS encoding M61 family metallopeptidase: MPATPAALLPAPVHYRVSAQDLQARLFAIELLVQAPAAQQQVSLPVWIPGSYLVREFAKNLQGLEATQAGASVGVRQLGKQRWQIDCQAGVPLTLRYEVCAYDNSVRTAWLDAQRGFFNGTSLCLRVLGQEDALHSLELAATPATANWSIATGLEPVHIDGQGFGLYRAQDYDELVDCPVEMGRFWSGFFEAGGISHQFVVAGAAESFDHARLLEDSRRICEAAIGFWHAHDGSRAPHGRYVFMLNVVNDGYGGLEHRNSTALICSRRDLPRTGDGKTSDGYATLLGLISHEYFHTWNVKRLRPDAFARYDYDQENYTELLWFFEGFTSYYDDLLLLRAGLIDEARYLKLLAKTINQVLQTPGRQLQSVAQSSFDAWVRYYRQDENTANSTVSYYTKGALVALCLDLTLRREGKGSLDAVMRVLWQRCQGGPMSEADVLAVLEQVAGRSYAEELAQWVHGTAELPLEELLAAHGVRLQAEPPQPAQRLGLRVQENHSIQIKAVLRGGLAERAGFMAGDEWLGIELESGAGWRLTKLEDIAFYAGQAQQLTALVARDQQLLWLPLALNEPQGALAANVGLAVADGDLAKRWLRNAATVRPEPVEG; this comes from the coding sequence ATGCCCGCCACCCCAGCCGCCCTCCTTCCCGCCCCCGTGCACTACCGCGTCAGTGCGCAGGATCTCCAGGCCCGCCTGTTTGCCATCGAACTGCTGGTGCAGGCGCCCGCCGCGCAGCAGCAGGTCTCGCTGCCGGTGTGGATTCCGGGCAGCTATCTGGTGCGGGAATTCGCGAAGAACCTGCAAGGCCTGGAGGCCACGCAGGCCGGCGCCAGCGTGGGCGTGCGCCAGCTCGGCAAGCAGCGCTGGCAGATCGACTGCCAGGCCGGCGTGCCCTTGACGCTGCGCTACGAGGTCTGCGCCTATGACAACTCGGTGCGCACCGCCTGGCTCGATGCGCAGCGCGGCTTCTTCAACGGCACCAGCCTGTGCCTGCGCGTGCTGGGCCAGGAAGACGCGCTGCACAGCCTCGAACTCGCGGCCACGCCGGCAACAGCGAACTGGTCGATTGCCACCGGCCTGGAACCCGTGCATATCGACGGCCAGGGCTTTGGCCTGTACCGCGCGCAGGACTACGACGAGCTGGTCGACTGCCCGGTCGAGATGGGCCGTTTCTGGAGCGGCTTCTTCGAGGCCGGCGGCATCAGCCACCAGTTTGTCGTGGCCGGCGCGGCCGAATCCTTCGACCACGCGCGCCTGCTCGAAGACAGCCGCCGCATCTGCGAGGCCGCGATCGGCTTCTGGCATGCGCATGACGGCAGCCGCGCGCCGCATGGCCGCTATGTGTTCATGCTGAATGTCGTCAACGACGGCTACGGCGGGCTCGAGCACCGCAACTCGACGGCGTTGATCTGCAGCCGCCGCGACCTGCCGCGCACGGGCGACGGCAAGACCAGCGACGGCTACGCGACGCTGCTGGGCCTGATCAGCCACGAATACTTCCACACCTGGAACGTCAAGCGCCTGCGCCCCGACGCGTTCGCGCGCTACGACTACGACCAGGAGAACTACACCGAGCTGCTGTGGTTCTTCGAAGGCTTCACCAGCTACTACGACGACCTGCTGCTGCTGCGCGCCGGGCTGATCGACGAGGCGCGCTACCTCAAGCTGCTCGCCAAGACCATCAACCAGGTGCTGCAGACGCCGGGCCGCCAGCTGCAAAGCGTGGCGCAGTCGAGCTTCGATGCCTGGGTCAGGTACTACCGCCAGGACGAGAACACGGCCAACAGCACCGTGAGCTACTACACCAAGGGCGCGCTGGTCGCGCTGTGCCTGGACCTGACGCTGCGCCGCGAAGGCAAGGGCTCGCTCGACGCCGTGATGCGCGTGCTCTGGCAGCGCTGCCAGGGCGGACCGATGTCCGAAGCCGATGTGCTGGCCGTGCTCGAGCAGGTCGCGGGCCGCAGCTATGCCGAGGAACTCGCGCAATGGGTGCATGGCACGGCCGAGCTGCCGCTGGAAGAGTTGCTGGCCGCGCACGGCGTGCGCCTGCAGGCCGAGCCGCCCCAGCCCGCGCAGCGCCTGGGCCTGCGCGTGCAGGAGAACCACAGCATCCAGATCAAGGCCGTGCTGCGCGGCGGCCTGGCCGAGCGCGCGGGTTTCATGGCCGGCGATGAATGGCTGGGCATCGAACTGGAGAGCGGCGCGGGCTGGCGCCTGACCAAGCTCGAAGACATCGCGTTCTACGCGGGCCAGGCGCAGCAGCTCACGGCGCTGGTGGCGCGCGATCAGCAACTGCTGTGGCTGCCACTGGCGCTGAACGAGCCGCAAGGGGCGCTGGCGGCGAATGTGGGGCTGGCGGTTGCGGATGGGGATCTGGCGAAGCGCTGGCTGCGGAATGCGGCCACCGTTCGTCCTGAGCCTGTCGAAGGATGA
- a CDS encoding FAD-dependent monooxygenase, whose protein sequence is MAQTFDICIRGAGIVGRTLALLLARERLRVALVAAPAATAGHHDVRAYALNAASRQLLESLRSWPDAQHATAVRHMEVHGDLDGNVHFDAQAQDVDALAWIVDVPALEARLGEAVRYQPGVELVDAPVAAPLTAVCEGRASRTRAEFGVEFAITPYGQHAIATRLHCELPHGESARQWLAPEGILALLPLDGPQGHTVAVVWSIAQENVAAWMNASPEAFTQRLEDISQGALGRLTLASERVEWPLQQALADRWSGTLGDGGSWVLVGDAAHNVHPLAGQGLNLGLGDAQALARVLQERDAWRSTGDLRLLRRYERERKAALAPMGLAMDGLQQLFTRREAPLQALRNWGMKGFEHSGPIKAWMARQAMGLGT, encoded by the coding sequence ATGGCGCAAACCTTTGATATCTGTATCCGTGGGGCCGGCATCGTCGGCCGTACCCTGGCCCTGCTGCTTGCCCGCGAGCGCCTGCGCGTTGCGCTGGTGGCGGCTCCCGCGGCAACCGCCGGGCACCATGACGTGCGGGCCTATGCCCTGAACGCGGCCTCGCGCCAGTTGCTCGAATCGCTGCGCAGCTGGCCCGACGCCCAGCACGCCACGGCCGTGCGGCACATGGAAGTGCATGGCGATCTCGACGGCAACGTGCATTTCGATGCCCAGGCCCAGGACGTCGATGCGCTGGCCTGGATCGTCGACGTGCCCGCGCTCGAAGCCCGGCTTGGCGAGGCCGTGCGCTACCAGCCCGGCGTCGAGCTGGTCGATGCGCCAGTGGCCGCGCCGCTCACCGCGGTCTGCGAAGGCCGCGCCAGCCGCACGCGCGCCGAGTTCGGCGTGGAGTTCGCGATCACGCCCTACGGCCAGCATGCGATTGCCACGCGATTGCACTGCGAACTGCCGCACGGTGAAAGCGCGCGCCAGTGGCTTGCGCCCGAAGGCATCCTGGCGCTGCTGCCGCTCGACGGCCCGCAAGGCCATACGGTGGCCGTGGTCTGGTCGATCGCGCAGGAAAACGTCGCCGCCTGGATGAACGCCAGCCCCGAAGCCTTCACCCAGCGGCTCGAAGACATCAGCCAGGGCGCGCTGGGCCGGCTCACGCTCGCCAGCGAACGCGTCGAATGGCCGCTGCAGCAGGCCCTGGCCGACCGCTGGAGCGGCACGCTGGGCGATGGCGGCAGCTGGGTGCTGGTCGGCGACGCCGCGCACAACGTGCATCCCCTGGCGGGCCAGGGGCTGAACCTGGGCCTGGGCGATGCGCAGGCCCTGGCGCGCGTGCTGCAAGAGCGCGATGCCTGGCGCAGCACCGGCGACCTGCGGCTGCTGCGCCGCTACGAGCGCGAACGCAAGGCCGCGCTGGCGCCGATGGGCCTGGCCATGGACGGCCTGCAGCAGCTCTTCACGCGCCGCGAGGCGCCATTGCAGGCGCTGCGCAACTGGGGCATGAAGGGCTTCGAGCACAGCGGCCCGATCAAGGCCTGGATGGCACGCCAGGCCATGGGACTTGGGACCTGA
- a CDS encoding DsbC family protein encodes MKLMTSLLAAGLLSIGMTAQAQDAALKKTLTERIPQLDKIEEVRPTPMPGLFEVRIGTDLFYTDAKGNYLIQGELIDTKARRNLTEDRINQLTSVDFSALPLKDAFTIVRGNGARKMAVFEDPNCGYCKRFERDLQKVDNVTIHLFLYPILSPDSAEKSRNIWCAKDRVQAWHDHMLRDKVTPAASCDTAALQRNLAFGRKYKITGTPTLIFANNARVPGAISAAEVEKHLEAR; translated from the coding sequence ATGAAATTGATGACTTCGCTGCTTGCAGCAGGCCTTTTGTCCATTGGAATGACCGCGCAGGCCCAGGACGCGGCGCTGAAGAAGACGCTGACCGAACGCATTCCCCAGCTCGACAAGATCGAGGAAGTGCGGCCCACGCCCATGCCCGGCCTGTTTGAAGTGCGCATCGGCACCGACCTGTTCTACACCGATGCCAAGGGCAACTACCTGATCCAGGGCGAGCTGATCGACACCAAGGCGCGGCGCAACCTGACCGAGGACCGCATCAACCAGCTGACCTCGGTCGACTTCTCGGCGCTGCCGCTCAAGGACGCCTTCACCATCGTGCGCGGCAACGGCGCGCGCAAGATGGCGGTGTTCGAAGACCCGAACTGCGGCTACTGCAAGCGCTTCGAGCGCGACCTGCAAAAGGTCGACAACGTCACCATCCACCTGTTCCTCTATCCCATCCTGAGCCCGGACTCGGCCGAGAAATCGCGCAACATCTGGTGCGCCAAGGACCGCGTCCAGGCCTGGCATGACCACATGCTGCGCGACAAGGTCACGCCCGCGGCCAGCTGCGACACCGCGGCGCTGCAGCGCAACCTGGCGTTCGGCCGCAAGTACAAGATCACCGGCACGCCGACGCTGATCTTCGCCAACAACGCACGCGTGCCCGGCGCCATCAGCGCCGCCGAAGTCGAGAAGCATCTCGAGGCCCGTTGA
- a CDS encoding enoyl-CoA hydratase, which produces MAYEMIEVRTEAEKVGVITLNRPKQLNALNDQLMTELGAALQAFDADENIGCVIITGSEKAFAAGADIGAMAKYSFVDAYKGDYITRNWEAIRSIRKPVIAAVSGFALGGGCELAMMCDFIIAADNAKFGQPEIKLGVIPGAGGTQRLPRAVGKSKAMDMALTGRMMDATEAERAGLVSRVVALDKLMDEALGAALQISGFSQIAVMAAKESVNRAFEGSLSDGVMFERRLFHALFATQDQKEGMDAFVNKRPAHFTHQ; this is translated from the coding sequence TTGGCCTACGAAATGATCGAAGTTCGCACCGAAGCCGAAAAAGTCGGCGTCATCACCCTCAACCGCCCCAAGCAGCTCAACGCGCTCAATGACCAGCTCATGACCGAGCTGGGCGCGGCGCTGCAGGCGTTCGATGCCGACGAGAACATCGGCTGCGTCATCATCACCGGCAGCGAGAAGGCGTTTGCCGCGGGTGCCGACATCGGCGCGATGGCCAAGTACAGCTTTGTCGATGCCTACAAGGGCGACTACATCACGCGCAACTGGGAAGCCATCCGCAGCATCCGCAAGCCGGTGATCGCGGCCGTGTCGGGCTTTGCGCTGGGCGGCGGCTGCGAGCTGGCCATGATGTGCGACTTCATCATTGCCGCCGACAACGCGAAATTCGGCCAGCCCGAGATCAAGCTGGGCGTGATTCCCGGCGCGGGCGGCACGCAGCGCCTGCCGCGCGCCGTGGGCAAGTCCAAGGCCATGGACATGGCGCTCACCGGCCGCATGATGGACGCGACCGAAGCCGAGCGCGCAGGCCTGGTGAGCCGCGTCGTCGCGCTCGACAAGCTCATGGACGAAGCGCTGGGCGCGGCGCTGCAGATCAGCGGCTTCTCGCAGATCGCGGTCATGGCGGCCAAGGAATCGGTCAACCGCGCCTTCGAGGGCAGCCTCAGCGACGGCGTGATGTTCGAGCGCCGCCTGTTCCACGCGCTGTTCGCCACGCAGGACCAGAAGGAAGGCATGGATGCGTTCGTCAACAAGCGCCCGGCCCATTTCACGCACCAGTGA